One genomic segment of Herpetosiphonaceae bacterium includes these proteins:
- a CDS encoding glycosyl hydrolase family 18 protein — protein MKQLIMRRSNIVSLLTIFVFVATLVLAATDASALAPAWDGNFHPYSVGEIVSYNGVEYKCIQAHTSQPDWTPPATPALWQRLSGTSPTATPTPRPGTPTPTPRPATPTPTPTGPTPTPPPSTGRKVIGYFVQWGVYGRNYHVKNIHTSGSASKLTHIVYAFGNVQNGQCTIGDSYADYDKFYDAASSVDGVADTWDAGALRGNFNQLRKLKRMYPHLRVLYSFGGWTWSGGFGQAAANPTAFADSCYRLVEDPRWADVFDGIDIDWEYPNACGLTCDTSGFSGYRNLMAALRSRFGSGNLVTSAITADGTSGGKIDAADYAGAAQYVNWYMPMTYDYFGAWDADGPTAPHSPLTSYSGIPVPGFYSDAAIQKLKSKGIPASKLLLGLGFYGRGWTGVTQSAPGGSATGAAPGTYEQGIEDYKVLKGRCPATGTVAGTAYAYCSGQWWSYDTPSTIAGKMSYVRNQGLGGAFFWELSGDTSNGELLTAIYNNR, from the coding sequence ATGAAGCAGTTGATCATGCGGCGCTCGAACATCGTCTCGCTGCTCACGATCTTCGTGTTCGTGGCGACGTTGGTCCTGGCGGCAACCGATGCCTCGGCCCTCGCTCCAGCCTGGGACGGCAACTTCCATCCCTACTCGGTCGGCGAGATCGTGAGCTACAACGGCGTCGAGTACAAGTGTATCCAGGCGCATACGTCGCAGCCAGATTGGACGCCGCCCGCGACGCCCGCGCTGTGGCAGAGGCTCTCCGGCACATCGCCCACCGCCACGCCCACGCCCAGGCCTGGCACACCTACGCCCACGCCCAGGCCTGCCACACCCACGCCCACGCCCACCGGACCAACGCCCACGCCGCCACCGTCGACCGGGCGCAAGGTCATCGGCTACTTCGTGCAGTGGGGCGTTTACGGGCGCAACTACCACGTCAAGAATATTCACACCAGCGGCTCGGCCTCCAAGCTGACGCATATCGTGTATGCCTTCGGCAATGTGCAGAACGGCCAGTGTACGATCGGCGATAGCTACGCCGACTACGATAAGTTCTATGATGCCGCGTCGAGCGTCGACGGCGTGGCCGATACCTGGGATGCCGGCGCGCTGCGCGGCAACTTCAACCAACTGCGCAAGCTCAAGCGCATGTATCCGCATCTCAGGGTGCTCTACTCCTTCGGCGGCTGGACGTGGTCGGGCGGCTTCGGGCAGGCGGCTGCCAATCCCACGGCCTTTGCCGACTCCTGCTACCGGCTGGTGGAGGACCCGCGCTGGGCGGATGTGTTCGACGGCATCGACATCGACTGGGAGTATCCCAACGCCTGTGGCCTGACCTGCGACACCAGCGGCTTTAGCGGCTACCGCAACCTGATGGCCGCGCTGCGCTCCCGCTTCGGCTCAGGCAACCTCGTGACTTCGGCGATCACGGCGGACGGCACATCGGGCGGTAAGATCGATGCGGCGGACTACGCGGGCGCGGCCCAGTACGTCAACTGGTACATGCCCATGACCTACGACTACTTCGGCGCGTGGGATGCGGATGGCCCGACGGCGCCGCACTCGCCGCTGACCTCGTACAGCGGCATTCCGGTTCCGGGCTTCTACTCCGATGCCGCGATCCAGAAGCTCAAGAGCAAAGGCATTCCCGCCAGCAAGCTGCTGCTCGGCCTCGGCTTCTATGGTCGTGGCTGGACGGGCGTGACACAGAGCGCGCCTGGCGGCTCCGCGACGGGCGCCGCGCCGGGCACCTACGAGCAGGGCATCGAGGACTACAAAGTGCTGAAGGGCCGCTGTCCCGCGACGGGCACGGTGGCAGGTACGGCGTATGCCTATTGCAGCGGCCAGTGGTGGAGCTACGACACGCCCAGCACGATCGCCGGGAAGATGAGCTACGTCAGGAACCAGGGTCTTGGCGGTGCGTTCTTCTGGGAGCTGAGCGGCGATACCTCGAATGGCGAGCTGCTCACCGCGATCTATAACAACCGCTAA